CCGCCGGCTGTCGCGTGCCGAGGCCCGGCGGGTCGTGCGCGCCCCGAGCGAGCTCGAGCTGCGCGAGCTCGCCGCGCTCGCGTCGCGGCGCCGCGCCACGTTCGTCGTGCTGCTCGTCCTGCTGCTGCTGCTGACCGCCGTCGCGCTCGGGCCCCTCGTGAGCGCGGCCGCGGGCGGTGCGTCGGTCGTCGGCGGTGCCCTGCTGGCCGCGGGGACCGACCTGGCCGGGCTGTGGCGCGCCGCGACGTCGGGGTGGGTCGCGGGCGGGCTCGGCGCGCCCGGCCCCGCGGACCCGCTGCTCGCGGTGCTGCTCGTGCCGAGCACGCTCGCGGCGGGGGAGACGTCGCTCGCCGTCGCCGTGGTCCTGCTCGGGGGTGTGCTGCTGTCCGGTCTCGGGGCGTGGGCGGCCGCCGGTGCCGCGACACGGTCCGTCGGCGTGCGCGCGTGGGCCGCCGTCGTCTGGGCCGCGGCTCCCGCGCTGCTGCTCGCGCTCGGCGACGGGCGGCTCGGTCCCGTGCTCGCGCACGCCGCGCTCCCGTGGGTCGCGCTCGGCCTGGTCCGCGCGGTCGGCGTGCAGCGCGTCGACCAGGTGCTCTCCGGGCTCGTCACGGCGCGACGTGCGGACGACGACGAGGCCGACGGCGGCGAGCACCGCGTCGCCCACGGCCGCGCGGTCAGCGACGAGGAGGGCGTCGACGAGGACCGCGTCGAGGCGGACGTCGCCACGCCGATCCGCGGCGTCCCGACCGTCCCGACGCAGCGCGTCGCACCGCCCGCGGCCGTCGTCGACCTCGTCGAGGCGCGGCGTCTCGTGGGCGCCCCCGACCCGACCGGCTCCCTGACCGCCGCGGCCGGGGCGGCGCTCGCGTTCGCGGTCGTGGTCGCCGCCGCCCCCTCGCTCCTCGTGCCGGGGACGCTCGCCGTCCTCGTCGTCGCGCTCGGCGTGCCGCGCCGCCGCGCCCGGCTGCTGCTCGTCCCCGTGCCCGCGCTCGTGCTCACCGGCCCCCTGCTGGTCGAGGCGCTGCGTCGCGGGGTCGCCGGGTGGCGCGTCCTGCTCGCCGATCCCGGCCTGCCCCAGGCGGCCACGGCGGCCGACCCGGTCGCCCGGCTGCTCGGCGTGCCCGCCGACCCGTCGGCGCTCGTGCCCGACGGTCTGCACGGGGTCGTCGCCGACGCGTGGCCGCTCGTCCCGGGCGGTGTCCTGCTGCTGCTCGCGGGGCTCGCGCTGCTGCGCGGACGACCCGTCGCGCGGGGTGTCCGCGTCGCGTGGCTGGTCGTGGCCCTCGGCCTGGCCGGCGCGACCGCGGCGACCGCCGTCGCGGTCGGCGTCGACGGCTCGACCGCGGTGCGCGGCTGGGCCGGTCCCGGCCTGTCGCTCGCGTGGGCCGGCCTGCTTGCGGCGGCCCTGCTCGGCGCCGACCGGCTGCGCGAGCGCCTCGCGGCGGCGTCGTTCGGCTGGCGCCAGCCGCTCGCGGGCCTGCTCACCGTCGTCGCGGTCGTCGCGCCCCTCGCCGTGCTCGGCGCGTGGACGTGGGAGGCGCGCGAGGGCGACGCCGTCGCGCTGCGCGCCCAGGAGACGACCGTCGTGCCCGCCGTCGGGCAGCAGGCGCAGGCCTCGCCGCTCGCCGCGCGCGTCCTCGCGGTCGAGGTCCGCGGCACCGACGCCAGCGACCCCCTCGCGACCTGGCAGCTCATGAGCGGCGACGGCCCCCAGCTCGACGACGTCTCCGCCACGACCGCGACGCGCGCGCTCACCGGCGACCTCGACGCGCCGCAGGCCCGCGCTGCCGATGCCGCCACCGAGGAGGTCGACGCGCTCGTCGCGCGCCTGGTCGCGGGCTCGGGGGGCGACGTGGCGGGCGAGCTCGCAGGGCTCGCCGTCGCGGACGTCCTCGTCCCGTCCCTCGACCCGACCCGCGCCGCCGACCGGGGAGCGCGCGCCCTGCGCGACGACCTCGTCTCACGACTCGACTCCACGCCCGGGCTCGAGCGCGTCACGCAGACGCCCGCGGGCACCCTGTGGCGCGTGCGGGCCACCGCCGCCCCCGGTCGGACGGCGCCCGTGGTCGTGCCCGCGTGGGCGCGCCTGGTGCCCCAGGGCGCCGACGTGCGCGACGTGACCGTCGACGCCGTCGCGGTCCCGGCACGCGCGCGGACGGTCGAGGCCGACGTCACGGCCGGGGACGCGCCGCGCGTCCTGGTGCTCGCGGAGCGGGCGGACGCCCGCTGGCGCGCGTGGCTCGACGGGCGGTCGCTGCGGGCCGTCGACGCCGGCTGGCGGCAGGGGTTCGAGGTCCCGGCCGACGGCGGGCGGCTCGTCGTCCGCTACGACCCGCCCGACCGCGAGCCGTGGCTCGCCGCGCAGGGCGCCGTGCTGCTCGTGACGGTGCTGCTCGCGCTGCCCGTGCGGCGGCGCCGGGTGACGGCATGAACGCCGCGACGGACGGAGGCGCCGTGAGCGGGGGACACGTCTGGCGCGGTCGGCTCGTGCGCGCGGGCTCGGGGCTCGTCGTGGCGGGCGTCGTCGCCGGCGTCGTCGTCGCGGGCGGGGGTGCGCCCGGCACCGCGGTGGACGGGCTCGGCCCGGCCGACGTGCCCGTCCCGCCCGCCGCGACGACCCTCGTGTGCGCCGGGCCGCTGCTGCTGCCCGACGACACCGGCCGCGGTGACTCGGCCTTCGACCCGACCCCGGTCGACCCCGTCACGACGGTGTCGGCGGTGTCCTCGACGCCCGGGCCCGGCACGGTGACGACGCTCGACGGCTCGACGACCCCGGCCCGGCTGGGGTCGGGCGCGCAGGGCGTGACCGTCGACCAGGTCGCGTCGCCGCTCGTCGTCCGTGCCGAGCCCGGCGACACCGCGCCCGCCCGCGTCGGTGCCGTGAGCAGCGGCGTCGTCACCGCGGGCGACCTGCGCGGGCTGTCGGCCGCGTCGTGCCAGCACCCGACGGCCGACGCGTGGCTGGTCGGTGGCGCGACGGACCTCACGAGCACCGCGCAGCTCGTCCTCGTCAACGCCGGCAGCACGCCGGCGGAGGTCGCGATCGAGGTGTGGGGGCCGGCCGGCGCGGTGGACCTCACGGGCGAGCGCTACCTCGTCGCGCCGGGCGCGCAGCGCGTCGTCCCGGTCGGTGCGGTCGCGGCCGAGCAGCGCCGGCTCGTCGTGCACGTCTCGACCACCGGCGGGCGCGTCGCTGCGCACCTGCAGGACTCCGCGCTCGACGGGTTCACCCCGGCGGGCACCGACCTCGTGGTGCCCGGCCAGGCGCCGGCGACCCGTCAGGTCGTGACGGGCGTGTCCGTCGAGGGCAGCGAGGTCGGCGACGAGGACGCGGGCGCGCTGCGGCTGCTCGCGCCGGGGGAGGAGGCCACGACCGCCGCGGTGTCCCTGCTGGGCCCCGACGGTCCGACGCCGCTGCCCGGCGCCGAGTCGGTCGAGCTGCGGCCGGGCGAGGTCACCGACGTGCCGCTGGGCGGCGTCGCCGCCGGCACCTACACGCTCGTGGTCGACGCCGACCAGCCCGTCGTGGCGTCCGCCGTGCTCACCCGGCCGGGTGCGGCCGGGGAGCTCGACGACGTGCCGAGCCTGGAACGCGCGTGGGCGGCGTCGTCCTCGCCCGCCGACGGCGGCGTCGCGGTCCTGCCCGAGACGACGGCCGGCTCGCTCGTGCTCGCGGGCCTCCCCGCACCCGGTCTCGCCGCGGACTCGGTCGACGGCGGCGGCACGGCGGCCGCGACCGTGCGCCTGCTCGGTGACGACGGCCGCGTCGTGGCCGAGCGGCGGGTCGCGGTCCCCGTCGGGACGACCGGTGCGTGGTCCGTCGAGGCGCTGGTCGGCGGCGACGGCGTCGTCACACCGTCGACGTCCCTCGCGGCGCCGACCGGCACACCCGTCGTGCGCGCCGTGGACGTGGTCCTCGACGACGGCACCGAGGCGGCGTGGGCGCTCGTGGTGGGGCTGTCCCGGCCGGACGGCGTGCTCTTCTCCGTGCTGCAGCCCGTGCCCGCGCTCGTGCGCGCACCCGACGTCGCGGTGCAGCACGACCCGCGCCTCGGGACCCGCTGACCGGTCAGGCGGGTCCGGCGGCCCTCTCCGACCCGTGCCGGGCTGTCGGCGTCGTGGCTGCGGTCAGCGCACGGCGGCGCGCAGCTCCGCGCGTTCCCGCAGGCGCAGGCCGACCCCGACCGCGACGCGCACGGGCCACTGCCAGACGTGCGGGTAGCGGCGCCCGACGTAGCGGGCCGCGCTCGTGTGGTGCGCGGAGATCATGCGGGCGGGCCGCTCGCGCCACGACGTGCCGCCGACGTGCGTGACGCGCGCGTCGGGGACGTACAGGTTCGACCAGCCGGCGCGGCCGAGCCGCTCGCCGAGGTCGACGTCCTCGAAGAACATGAAGTAGCCGTCGTCGAACCCGCCGACCTCCTCGAACGCGGTCCGGCGCAGCAGGAGGCACGCCCCCGAGAGCCAGCCGGCCTCGCGCTGGTCGCCGCCGTCCTCGTGCTGCGCGCGGTAGGTCCGGGTCCACGGGTTGCCGGGCCACACCCGGACGAGCAGCGCGTGCCCGGCGCCCTGGGTGAGCGACGGCAGCGCGCGGGCCGACGGGTAGACGGTGCCGTCGACGTTGAGCAGGGCCGGGCCGAGCGCACCCGCACGGGGGTGCTCCGCACCGGCGGCGAGGAGCACGTCGAGCGAGCCGGGGCCCCACTCGAGGTCCGAGTTCGCGACGACGAGCCACGGCGACGCCGCGTCCCGGGCGCCGAGGTTCGCGCCGCCGCCGTAGCCGAGGTTCGCGCCCGACTCGACCACGCGGGCGCCGTGCCGTGCGGCGACCTCGCGGGCGACCGTCGGGTCGTCGCCGTTGTCGACGACGACGAGCTCGTAGGGGGCGGTCGTCGCGCCGGCGAGGGTGCGCGCGAAGCGCTCCAGCTCCTCGCCGGGGTGGTAGACGACGCAGACGACTCGGACGGTGGGGGCGGGGCTGCTCATCGTGCGCCCAGGTTAGTGGGCGTCACCGTACCCGGGGTCCACGTCCTCGGGGGCCCGTCCCAGGAGGTGCGCCACCTGCTCGACGACGACGTCACGCACCAGGTCCGCGAGGTCGGCGGCGTCCGTGGCGCGCGACTCGACCGGGCGGCGGTACACGACGATGCGCGCGGGCAGCCCGGAGTCGGCGGGGAAGTAGCGGCCGAGCGGCACCCCGCCGTGCTCCCACGGCGCCGGGTTGGACGGCGGCACGTCCTCGACCGCGAACTCGGTGCCGTCGAGCTGCCGGGTCCAGCGCCGCTCGAGCCGCTCCACGGCGTCGAGGACGAGGTCGTCGAACCGTTCCGCCCGCGTGCGGTACGCGGGCATGGTCGACGGCATCATCGGGCCGCGCGGGCCCCGGCCACGACGGTCGCGCCTCCGCACCGGCTGGACGCGCGCCTCGCCCGGTGCGGGGGCGGCGCCGCGGCGACCGAGCGGGCCGGCCCGGTGCCCGGGAGCGTGGGAGTGGCCGGCGGACGTCACGCGCTCAACCCTAGTCCGCGCGGCCCGCGACGGCCGGAGCGGGTGCCGGGTCGTGGCTCCGGCGTGGCGCGCCTCGCACGGGCCGGTGCGACCCCGCAGGGGTGGGCCCGGGGACCTTCCGCGCCCGGTCGGGCGACGCGGTGCGGCGTGGGGGACGCCACGTGTCGCCGACGGGCGGTACGGTCACCCCGTGAGATCCGTCCGGCAGTGCTCGCGCACGGCGTGCGGCCGTGCCGCCGTGGCCACGCTGACCTACGTGTACGCCGACTCGACGGCCGTCCTGGGCCCGCTGGCGCACCACGCCGAGCCGCACTCCTACGACCTGTGCGTCGAGCACGCCGAGCGGCTCACGGCCCCCCGCGGCTGGGAGGTCGTCCGGTTGACGCCGGACTTCACCCCTGCCGCGCCGAGCCGCGACGACCTGCTCGCGCTGGCCGACGCCGTGCGTGAGGCGGGTCGCGGACGGCTCGCCGCCCCGGCCGCCGCGCCCGCGGCCGAGCCGGTGCCCGACACGCTCGCGGACGCGCCCCGTCGCGGGCACCTGCGCGTGCTGCGGGGAGAGGGCTGAGCGGTGCCGCGACGCAAGGGGGAGTCGTCGCGGTCGCGCGGGGCGCTGCCGCCGGAGCCGCTGGGCTCGATGAGCCAGCCGACGGGACCGCTGGTGCCCGGCACGGAGGCGTGCCGGCAGTGCGGGTCGCCCGACCTCACCCGCATCCGGATGACCCTGTCGAGCGGGCGCCCCGCGGTGTTCGTGTCCTGCCCCGCGTGCGAGCAGACGGGCTGGTTCGCGCTCGACGGCGACGGCGAGCCGCTGTCGCGCGACGAGGTCGTCGGGCGCGACGGCACGGCCTGAGCCGGGCGGCGACGCGCGGCGTTCCGGCAGGTGGCGGGCGACGGTGCGGTCCGAGCCGATCGGTACGATGCCGGGTGTGACGACTCCTTCGCCCGACCGTGTCGACCTGTCCGCGCTGATCAAGGCCTACGACGTCCGGGGTGTCGTCCCCGAGCAGCTCGACGCGAGCGTCGCGCGGGCGATCGGCGCCGCGTTCGCGGACGTCGTCGTCCTCCCCGAGACGACCGGCCGGCCGCGCGCGGTCGTCGGCAACGACATGCGGCCGTCAGGCCCGGAGCTCGTCGCCGCGTTCGCCGCAGGACTCACCGCACGCGGAGTCGACGTGGAGCTCATCGGGCTCGCGTCGACCGACGGCCTGTACTTCGCGTCGGGCTCGCTCGACATCCCGGGCGCGATGTTCACCGCGAGCCACAACCCGGCCGAGTACAACGGCATCAAGCTGTGCCGCGCGGGCGCCCGCCCGGTCGGCCAGGACTCCGGCCTCGCGACGATCCGCGAGCTCGCGGGCGACTACCTCACGTCGGGCGTGCCGGAGGTCGCCGACGAGGCGCGCGGCACCGTCACCGAGCGCGAGATGCTCGCGGCGTACGCGGGCTTCCTGCGCACGCTCGTCGACCTGTCGGGGATCCGCCCGCTCAAGGTCGTCGTCGACGCCGGCAACGGCATGGGCGGGTACACGGCGCCGGCGGTGCTCGGCACCGCGGCGGGCCTGCCGGAGCTGCCGCTCGACGTCGTCCCGCTGTACTTCGAGCTCGACGGCACGTTCCCGAACCACGAGGCCAACCCGCTGGAGCCGGAGAACCTGCGCGACCTGCAGCGCGCGGTCGTCGAGCACGGCGCCGACATCGGGCTCGCGTTCGACGGCGACGCGGACCGCTGCTTCGTCGTGGACGAGCGCGGCGAGCCGGTGAGCCCGTCGGCCGTCACGGCGCTCGTGGGCCTGCGGGAGGTCGCGCGCGAGCGGGCCGAGGGCCGCACGCCGACCGTGATCCACAACCTCATCACGTCGATGGTCGTGCCCGACCTCCTCACCGCGGCGGGCGCCCGGACGGTGCGCACGCGCGTCGGCCACTCGTTCATCAAGGCCGAGATGGCCGCGCACGAGGCCGTGTTCGGCGGCGAGCACAGCGCGCACTACTACTTCCGCGACTTCTTCTTCGCCGACACCGGCATGCTCGCGGCGCTGCACGTGCTCGCGGCCCTCGGCGGCCAGCCGCACCCGCTGTCGGCGCTGGCCGACCAGTACCAGCCGTACGTCGCGAGCGGCGAGATCAACTCGCGGGTCGTGGACGTCGCCGCCGCCCGTGCGCGGGTCGTCGAGGCGTACGTGACCCGGCAGGGTGCGGGGCCGGTCGAGGTCGACGAGCTCGACGGGCTCACGGTGTCGCACTGGGACGGCCAGCCGCAGTGGTGGTTCAACCTGCGCGCGTCGAACACCGAGCCGCTGCTGCGGCTCAACGTGGAGGCCGCGGACGAGGACATCATGGAGAAGGTGCGCGACGACGTCCTGGCGCTCGTGCGCCAGGGAGAGGACGACTGATGAGCACCGACGCCACGCACCCGCTGGAGCCGTGGGTCCGGGACCTGCTGCGCTGCCCGGTGTCCGGCGCGACCCTGGTCGACGCGACCGGTCCGGACGGCGAGCCGCTGCTCGTCTCCACGCACCCGACGGAGCCGCTCGCGTACCCGGTGCGCGACGGCATCCCCGTGCTGCTCGCGGACGAGGCGCGCCCGGCACCCGGTCGCTGACGGGCGGTCCGTCCGCGCGCGGCGCGCCGTCGCGACCCGGGACGGACCGGACGTCGTGGGGCAGGATGGGCACGGGCGACGCAGCCCGGCTCGGCCCGTCCCATCCTGCGAGGTGCGCATGGCGAGGTTCAGCGAGGTCCCCGGTCGGTACCAGGTGCGCGACCTCGCGTTCGCGGAGGCGGGCCGACACCAGGTCCGCCTCGCCGAGCACGAGATGCCCGGTCTCATGGCGCTGCGCGCCGAGCTCGGACCGTCGCAGCCGCTCGCCGGTGCGCGGATCAGCGGCTCGTTGCACATGACCGTGCAGACGGCGGTGCTCATCGAGACGCTCGTCGCGCTCGGCGCCGAGGTCCGCTGGGCGTCGTGCAACATCTTCTCCACGCAGGACGAGGCCGCCGCGGCGGTCGTCGTCGGCCCGCACGGGACCGTCGAGGAGCCCGCCGGACCCGCGGTGTTCGCGTGGAAGGGCGAGACGCTCGAGGAGTACTGGGCCTGCACGCAGGCCGCGCTGCTGTGGCCCGACGGTCGCGGGCCCGACCTGATCCTCGACGACGGGGGCGACGCGACCCTTCTCGTGCACGAGGGTGCCCGCTACGAGGCCGTGGGCACGGTCCCCGATGCCCCCGCGCCCGGCGACCCCGAGCACTCCGCCGAGCTCGCGGTCGTGCGGGACCTGCTGCGCCGCTCGCTCGCCGACGACCCCCGGCGCTGGACCCGCGTCGCCGACGGGATCGTCGGGGTCTCCGAGGAGACGACGACCGGCGTGCACCGGCTGTACCAGCGCGCTGAGGCCGGGGAGCTGCGGTTCCCCGCCATCAACGTCAACGACTCGGTCACCAAGTCGAAGTTCGACAACCGGTACGGCATCCGGCACTCCCTGCCCGACGGGCTGGACCGGGCCACCGACGTGCTCATCGGCGGGAAGGTCGCGTTCGTCGTCGGCTACGGCGACGTCGGCAAGGGTGCGGCGGAGGCGCTGCGCGGGCAGGGCGCGCGCGTGATCGTGTCCGAGGTCGACCCGATCTGCGCGCTGCAGGCCGCGATGGACGGCTACCAGGTGGCGCGGCTCGACGACGTCGTGGGCGACGTCGACTTCGTGATCACGGCCACAGGGAACCGGTCGGTCGTCACGGTCGAGCACCTGGCCGCCCTCAAGGACAAGGCGGTCGTCGGCAACATCGGGCACTTCGACGACGAGATCGACATGGCCGGCCTGGCCGCCTACCCGGGAGTCCGGCGCACCGAGCTCAAGCCGCAGGTGCACGAGTGGACGTTCCCCGCCGACGACGCGACCGGCCGCGGCGAGCGGTCCGTCATCGTGCTCTCCGAGGGGCGGCTGCTCAACCTCGGCAACGCGACCGGGCACCCGTCGTTCGTCATGAGCACGTCGTTCTCCAACCAGGTGATCGCCCAGGTGGAGCTGTTCACGCGGCAGGGCGCCTACGACCGGCAGGTGCACCGCCTGCCCAAGGTGCTCGACGAGAAGGTCGCCCGGCTGCACCTCGACGCGCTGGGCGTCCGGCTCACGCGGCTCACGAAGGACCAGGCGGCGTACCTGGGCGTCGAGGTCGACGGACCGTACAAGCCGGAGCACTACCGGTACTGAGGCCGGGGCTGCCGGGACCAGCACCCGAGCTCGTCGGACGTGTCGGCGCGGGTCCGCGGTGTCAGTCGACCGGGTCGGGCACGCCGTGCGGGAGGCGGTGCAGCACGCGCGCGTCGGCCGCGTCCCGGGCGTCGTCGCGCAGCCGCGCCACGAGCTCACGCTCGCGCCGCTCGGCCAGCACGGCCGCGAGGAACGCCTCCGGGTGGGTCCCGGGGGGCGGGTCGGGGCTCACGTACCGTGCGACCTCGGTCGACAGCCGGGTGCCGAGCTCGACGCGGGACGCGGGGTGCAGGCCGGTCGCGCGCGCCAGGAACTGGCGCACGGCGAGCGCGAGGCCGTCGGGGAGCCGCGCGACGTCGGCGCCCCGCGCCCAGCCGGCGAGCCACGGCGGCATCTGCACGGGTGCGCGCCGCGTCCCGCCGCGGACCCGGACGGCGTACGTGCCGGCGAGGATGTCGCCCACCCGCTTGCTGCGCGGGTGCACGAGCGAGCAGAGGAACGCGACCGACCCGAACGTCGCCCACAGCTCGATCACCCCGACGAGCGCGCGGACCAGCGCCTGCCGGAACACGAGCGGGCCGCCGTCGTCACGCACGATCCGGATGCCCAGCGCGAGCTTGCCGAGCGACCGGCCGCGGCTGAGCGTCTCCATCGTCGTCGGGTAGATCACCGTGACCGTCGCGAGCAGCACGATCGTCATGATCCGGCCCGCCTCGTCCGACATCACGGCGGGCATGGTGGTGCTCAGCACGATCATGAGCACGATCAGCGCCACCGCGAGCGCCGCGAGGTCGATGAGCGCCGCCACGAGGCGCGTCAGCGCCGACGCCGCGCGGGTGTCGAGCAGCACGCCCTCGCCGATGAGGATCTCGTCCTCGACCATCGATGTCCCTCCTCCGCCGAGGGAACACTAACCGGAGACGGGCCCCGGAGATGGCAGGCTGTGGGCCGTGGACCTCGACGCCTTCCAGGTGGCCCGCGACGAGTCGTGGCAGCGGCTCGACGCGCTCGCGCGCAAGCGGCGCCGCACCGGTGCGGAGTCGGACGAGCTCGTCCGGCTGTACCAGTCGGCCGCGACCGACCTGTCCGTCATCCGGTCGGCCGCCCCCGACCCGGACGCCGTGAGCAAGCTCTCGCAGCTCGTCGCGCGCGCGCGGTCCGCGATCGTCGGCGCGCACGAGCCGAGCTGGCGCGACGTCGCGGTGTTCGTGGGGGAGTCGCTGCCCGCGGCTCTCTACCGGATCCGCTGGTGGACGGTCGGCGTCATGGTCGGCTTCCTGGCCCTCGCGATCGCCGCGGGCTGGTGGGTGGCCACGCAGCCCGACGCGCTCGCCGCGATGGGGACGCCCGCCGAGCGGCAGGAGTACGTCGACCACGCGTTCGCCGAGTACTACGACCCCGGCGCCGGGTTCGCCGCGATGGTGTGGACGAACAACGCGTGGATCACCGCCGTGTGCGTCGCGTCGGGCATCACCGGGGTGATCCCCGCCTGGCTCATGATCCAGAACGCCGTGAGCGTCGGGGCCGTCGGCGGGATGATGGCCGCGCACGGCGAGCTCGCGCTGTTC
The sequence above is a segment of the Cellulomonas fimi genome. Coding sequences within it:
- a CDS encoding glycosyltransferase is translated as MTETLPPVDAPTTTAPLPVTTPVTAVVVTRGRTRYLDDALAALAASTRRPARVLLVDVAPRPEVGGALEDAFSRQSASPRPQLRTVHVPGARTFGHAVRAALADPQVRADGPPSTWLWLLHDDSAPAPDALAELVRAVGHARSVAVAGVKQRTWTDPERLLEVGLRTSPAGRRLTDVAPGELDQGQLDGREDVLGVGLVGALVRRDVWDELDGPDPALGPFGDGEDLSRRARLAGHRVVVVPAAVVRHAQASYAGLRSADDAPVDRDGDGLDDAGDPHRSYAARRRATVHQHLAAVPLAWAPFAALLFLGAGLLRSLVRLGAKQPGLAVDELRAPLAAVLRPDAVARARARARRTRRLPRRTLRPLQARWREVWALDRDRRLSRAEARRVVRAPSELELRELAALASRRRATFVVLLVLLLLLTAVALGPLVSAAAGGASVVGGALLAAGTDLAGLWRAATSGWVAGGLGAPGPADPLLAVLLVPSTLAAGETSLAVAVVLLGGVLLSGLGAWAAAGAATRSVGVRAWAAVVWAAAPALLLALGDGRLGPVLAHAALPWVALGLVRAVGVQRVDQVLSGLVTARRADDDEADGGEHRVAHGRAVSDEEGVDEDRVEADVATPIRGVPTVPTQRVAPPAAVVDLVEARRLVGAPDPTGSLTAAAGAALAFAVVVAAAPSLLVPGTLAVLVVALGVPRRRARLLLVPVPALVLTGPLLVEALRRGVAGWRVLLADPGLPQAATAADPVARLLGVPADPSALVPDGLHGVVADAWPLVPGGVLLLLAGLALLRGRPVARGVRVAWLVVALGLAGATAATAVAVGVDGSTAVRGWAGPGLSLAWAGLLAAALLGADRLRERLAAASFGWRQPLAGLLTVVAVVAPLAVLGAWTWEAREGDAVALRAQETTVVPAVGQQAQASPLAARVLAVEVRGTDASDPLATWQLMSGDGPQLDDVSATTATRALTGDLDAPQARAADAATEEVDALVARLVAGSGGDVAGELAGLAVADVLVPSLDPTRAADRGARALRDDLVSRLDSTPGLERVTQTPAGTLWRVRATAAPGRTAPVVVPAWARLVPQGADVRDVTVDAVAVPARARTVEADVTAGDAPRVLVLAERADARWRAWLDGRSLRAVDAGWRQGFEVPADGGRLVVRYDPPDREPWLAAQGAVLLVTVLLALPVRRRRVTA
- a CDS encoding DUF5719 family protein, with the translated sequence MSGGHVWRGRLVRAGSGLVVAGVVAGVVVAGGGAPGTAVDGLGPADVPVPPAATTLVCAGPLLLPDDTGRGDSAFDPTPVDPVTTVSAVSSTPGPGTVTTLDGSTTPARLGSGAQGVTVDQVASPLVVRAEPGDTAPARVGAVSSGVVTAGDLRGLSAASCQHPTADAWLVGGATDLTSTAQLVLVNAGSTPAEVAIEVWGPAGAVDLTGERYLVAPGAQRVVPVGAVAAEQRRLVVHVSTTGGRVAAHLQDSALDGFTPAGTDLVVPGQAPATRQVVTGVSVEGSEVGDEDAGALRLLAPGEEATTAAVSLLGPDGPTPLPGAESVELRPGEVTDVPLGGVAAGTYTLVVDADQPVVASAVLTRPGAAGELDDVPSLERAWAASSSPADGGVAVLPETTAGSLVLAGLPAPGLAADSVDGGGTAAATVRLLGDDGRVVAERRVAVPVGTTGAWSVEALVGGDGVVTPSTSLAAPTGTPVVRAVDVVLDDGTEAAWALVVGLSRPDGVLFSVLQPVPALVRAPDVAVQHDPRLGTR
- a CDS encoding glycosyltransferase family 2 protein, which codes for MSSPAPTVRVVCVVYHPGEELERFARTLAGATTAPYELVVVDNGDDPTVAREVAARHGARVVESGANLGYGGGANLGARDAASPWLVVANSDLEWGPGSLDVLLAAGAEHPRAGALGPALLNVDGTVYPSARALPSLTQGAGHALLVRVWPGNPWTRTYRAQHEDGGDQREAGWLSGACLLLRRTAFEEVGGFDDGYFMFFEDVDLGERLGRAGWSNLYVPDARVTHVGGTSWRERPARMISAHHTSAARYVGRRYPHVWQWPVRVAVGVGLRLRERAELRAAVR
- a CDS encoding metallopeptidase family protein — translated: MTSAGHSHAPGHRAGPLGRRGAAPAPGEARVQPVRRRDRRGRGPRGPMMPSTMPAYRTRAERFDDLVLDAVERLERRWTRQLDGTEFAVEDVPPSNPAPWEHGGVPLGRYFPADSGLPARIVVYRRPVESRATDAADLADLVRDVVVEQVAHLLGRAPEDVDPGYGDAH
- a CDS encoding DUF3499 domain-containing protein — encoded protein: MRSVRQCSRTACGRAAVATLTYVYADSTAVLGPLAHHAEPHSYDLCVEHAERLTAPRGWEVVRLTPDFTPAAPSRDDLLALADAVREAGRGRLAAPAAAPAAEPVPDTLADAPRRGHLRVLRGEG
- a CDS encoding phosphomannomutase/phosphoglucomutase, with amino-acid sequence MPGVTTPSPDRVDLSALIKAYDVRGVVPEQLDASVARAIGAAFADVVVLPETTGRPRAVVGNDMRPSGPELVAAFAAGLTARGVDVELIGLASTDGLYFASGSLDIPGAMFTASHNPAEYNGIKLCRAGARPVGQDSGLATIRELAGDYLTSGVPEVADEARGTVTEREMLAAYAGFLRTLVDLSGIRPLKVVVDAGNGMGGYTAPAVLGTAAGLPELPLDVVPLYFELDGTFPNHEANPLEPENLRDLQRAVVEHGADIGLAFDGDADRCFVVDERGEPVSPSAVTALVGLREVARERAEGRTPTVIHNLITSMVVPDLLTAAGARTVRTRVGHSFIKAEMAAHEAVFGGEHSAHYYFRDFFFADTGMLAALHVLAALGGQPHPLSALADQYQPYVASGEINSRVVDVAAARARVVEAYVTRQGAGPVEVDELDGLTVSHWDGQPQWWFNLRASNTEPLLRLNVEAADEDIMEKVRDDVLALVRQGEDD
- a CDS encoding Trm112 family protein, coding for MSTDATHPLEPWVRDLLRCPVSGATLVDATGPDGEPLLVSTHPTEPLAYPVRDGIPVLLADEARPAPGR
- the ahcY gene encoding adenosylhomocysteinase, whose translation is MARFSEVPGRYQVRDLAFAEAGRHQVRLAEHEMPGLMALRAELGPSQPLAGARISGSLHMTVQTAVLIETLVALGAEVRWASCNIFSTQDEAAAAVVVGPHGTVEEPAGPAVFAWKGETLEEYWACTQAALLWPDGRGPDLILDDGGDATLLVHEGARYEAVGTVPDAPAPGDPEHSAELAVVRDLLRRSLADDPRRWTRVADGIVGVSEETTTGVHRLYQRAEAGELRFPAINVNDSVTKSKFDNRYGIRHSLPDGLDRATDVLIGGKVAFVVGYGDVGKGAAEALRGQGARVIVSEVDPICALQAAMDGYQVARLDDVVGDVDFVITATGNRSVVTVEHLAALKDKAVVGNIGHFDDEIDMAGLAAYPGVRRTELKPQVHEWTFPADDATGRGERSVIVLSEGRLLNLGNATGHPSFVMSTSFSNQVIAQVELFTRQGAYDRQVHRLPKVLDEKVARLHLDALGVRLTRLTKDQAAYLGVEVDGPYKPEHYRY
- a CDS encoding RDD family protein, producing the protein MVEDEILIGEGVLLDTRAASALTRLVAALIDLAALAVALIVLMIVLSTTMPAVMSDEAGRIMTIVLLATVTVIYPTTMETLSRGRSLGKLALGIRIVRDDGGPLVFRQALVRALVGVIELWATFGSVAFLCSLVHPRSKRVGDILAGTYAVRVRGGTRRAPVQMPPWLAGWARGADVARLPDGLALAVRQFLARATGLHPASRVELGTRLSTEVARYVSPDPPPGTHPEAFLAAVLAERRERELVARLRDDARDAADARVLHRLPHGVPDPVD
- a CDS encoding stage II sporulation protein M, translating into MDLDAFQVARDESWQRLDALARKRRRTGAESDELVRLYQSAATDLSVIRSAAPDPDAVSKLSQLVARARSAIVGAHEPSWRDVAVFVGESLPAALYRIRWWTVGVMVGFLALAIAAGWWVATQPDALAAMGTPAERQEYVDHAFAEYYDPGAGFAAMVWTNNAWITAVCVASGITGVIPAWLMIQNAVSVGAVGGMMAAHGELALFLQLIAPHGLLELTAVFVAGGAGLRIFWTWIDPGPRTRGRALAEEGRALFTVALGLVGVLAVSGVVEGFVTGSGMAWWLKIVVGAVVLAAFWVYTLVLGGRAARAGATGDLEPDRAGYAVPLAG